The following proteins are co-located in the Imtechella halotolerans genome:
- a CDS encoding OmpA family protein: MKKLYKICLLILVMTSSTLVAQQVKQQRADRLFNNFSFVDAIEVYKDLVDKDYNADYAKRRIADSYLLLREPSNAIPYLQEVVQQENVPSEYYFQYAQALRAVENYDESTIWMEKYNSSNGDNRAEKYLKKSNFVTQVFNAKQQYKIKSVGFNTKYSDFGAIEHNDEIYFVSSRDEGVSTKRLYSWNMQPFLDVYQTSKEATNVDHKSKLKGDVNTQYHDGPVTISRDGNTMYFVRNNYLDGKGKDEEGIVNLKIYRASLVNDQWKNITELPFNSDLYSTAHPSLSRDGKKLYFASDMPGGKGGYDIYVVDVNKDGSVGTPQNLGDVINTPGNEVFPFVNNEDNMFFSSDGHVGLGMLDVFASIKDKEGNFMDVVNIGVPANSSKDDFAFFLNEDGITGYISSNRSGGMGDDDIYAFTRTPLLMLKGTVTDAINNRPIPNAKIQLMESGKEIAYVVTDDKGYYEINIDRNTDYHIVGSQDKYVSDSKDFTSRNLKPTTEEIIVDLVLSPVEDVVKLAELDNIYFDFDKHNIRPDAAAELDKIVNLMNNIYPEMVIRIESHTDARGSLSYNDRLSIDRANSTYEYLISKGISKDRITSVEGFGKRRLTNGCDGSHPCEEQAHQLNRRTEFIVVKMKN, from the coding sequence ATGAAAAAGCTATACAAAATATGTCTTTTGATCCTGGTGATGACAAGCTCAACCCTTGTAGCTCAGCAGGTCAAACAACAACGTGCCGATCGTTTGTTTAACAACTTTTCGTTTGTAGATGCCATTGAAGTATATAAAGACTTGGTGGATAAGGATTACAATGCGGACTATGCCAAAAGAAGAATTGCTGACAGCTACCTTCTATTAAGAGAGCCATCCAATGCCATCCCGTATTTACAAGAGGTAGTACAACAAGAAAATGTACCTTCGGAATATTACTTTCAATATGCTCAGGCATTAAGAGCAGTAGAAAACTATGACGAGTCAACTATCTGGATGGAAAAATACAACTCATCTAATGGTGACAATAGAGCTGAAAAGTATCTAAAGAAAAGTAACTTCGTTACACAAGTTTTCAATGCCAAACAACAGTACAAGATTAAATCTGTAGGTTTCAATACCAAATACAGCGACTTTGGCGCCATAGAACACAACGATGAAATATATTTCGTTTCATCACGTGATGAAGGGGTGTCCACTAAGAGACTATATTCATGGAACATGCAACCTTTTCTAGATGTGTATCAAACAAGTAAAGAAGCTACTAATGTTGATCATAAATCGAAACTAAAGGGAGATGTTAACACACAATATCACGATGGCCCTGTGACGATTTCAAGAGATGGTAATACCATGTACTTTGTTCGTAATAACTATCTAGATGGAAAGGGTAAAGATGAAGAAGGAATAGTTAATCTTAAAATATATAGAGCTTCATTGGTAAATGACCAATGGAAAAACATAACAGAACTTCCATTCAATAGTGACCTATACTCTACCGCTCATCCTAGCTTAAGCAGAGATGGCAAAAAGTTATACTTTGCCTCAGATATGCCGGGCGGTAAAGGAGGTTACGACATTTACGTAGTAGATGTGAATAAGGATGGATCAGTTGGTACTCCGCAGAATTTAGGAGATGTAATTAACACTCCTGGAAATGAGGTATTTCCTTTCGTAAACAATGAAGACAATATGTTTTTCTCTTCAGATGGACATGTGGGTCTAGGTATGTTAGACGTTTTTGCCTCCATTAAAGATAAAGAAGGGAACTTTATGGATGTGGTAAATATTGGTGTTCCGGCAAACAGCAGTAAAGATGATTTTGCCTTTTTCCTTAATGAAGACGGTATCACAGGATATATCTCTTCAAACAGAAGTGGTGGAATGGGAGATGACGATATTTATGCATTTACAAGAACTCCCCTACTCATGCTTAAAGGTACCGTTACAGATGCGATTAATAACCGACCAATACCTAATGCTAAAATTCAGCTAATGGAAAGCGGAAAAGAAATAGCATATGTAGTAACGGATGACAAAGGATACTATGAAATTAATATTGACCGCAATACAGACTATCACATTGTAGGAAGTCAAGATAAATATGTTTCAGATTCGAAGGACTTCACTTCTAGAAATTTGAAACCAACTACTGAAGAAATTATCGTTGATTTGGTATTAAGCCCTGTTGAAGATGTGGTTAAACTCGCTGAACTGGATAATATTTACTTCGATTTTGATAAGCACAATATCCGACCTGATGCTGCTGCCGAACTGGACAAAATTGTAAATCTAATGAACAATATTTATCCTGAAATGGTTATTCGAATAGAATCACATACGGATGCCAGAGGTAGCTTAAGTTATAACGATAGATTATCTATTGATCGTGCCAATTCTACCTATGAGTACCTAATTAGTAAAGGAATCTCGAAAGATCGTATTACGTCTGTAGAAGGATTTGGTAAACGAAGACTTACCAACGGTTGTGATGGAAGCCATCCATGTGAAGAACAGGCTCACCAACTGAACCGTAGAACGGAATTCATTGTAGTTAAAATGAAAAATTAA
- a CDS encoding PorP/SprF family type IX secretion system membrane protein, which produces MNTIKQISIIAALLSFPLIGKAQQLPQFTQYMFNTISINPAYAGSREALNITALHRSQWAGFEGGPQTQTLSIHSPLRNEKVGLGFSLINDKIGDQNFAYIFGDFSYTIRTGVNTELAFGLKGGFSHYNLDQATVSQDNTLENINSWTPNLGAGIYLHSDMWYLGLSAPRFINQKYHDATDVLIEANERVSYYLTGGYVFNLNKNLKFKPSTIFKLTNGAPASYDVTANFLINEKLWLGAAYRFNDADSFGAIADFQVSDQFRIGYAYDYPKGDIRPYTSGSHEIILIYELKFIKSKLKSPRYF; this is translated from the coding sequence ATGAACACGATTAAACAAATTTCAATAATAGCGGCTCTTTTGTCCTTCCCTCTTATAGGGAAGGCACAACAGCTGCCACAATTCACTCAATACATGTTTAACACTATTTCTATCAACCCGGCTTATGCAGGAAGTAGAGAAGCTTTAAACATCACTGCACTACACCGAAGCCAATGGGCTGGCTTTGAAGGAGGACCTCAAACTCAAACACTATCTATTCATTCACCATTACGTAATGAGAAGGTTGGACTTGGTTTTTCTTTAATCAATGATAAAATTGGAGATCAGAATTTCGCCTATATTTTTGGAGACTTTTCATATACCATTAGAACAGGTGTAAACACAGAGCTTGCATTTGGATTAAAAGGTGGTTTTAGTCACTACAATTTAGACCAGGCTACTGTATCACAGGATAACACCCTAGAGAACATAAACTCTTGGACTCCAAACTTAGGTGCAGGTATCTATCTCCACTCAGACATGTGGTATTTGGGCCTATCCGCACCTAGATTTATTAATCAAAAATATCATGATGCCACTGATGTTCTTATCGAGGCTAATGAGAGGGTAAGTTATTATTTAACAGGTGGTTACGTGTTCAATCTTAACAAAAACCTAAAATTCAAGCCTTCTACTATCTTCAAATTAACTAATGGCGCACCTGCGAGTTATGATGTTACAGCCAACTTCTTAATTAATGAAAAGTTATGGCTTGGAGCCGCCTACCGTTTTAATGACGCTGACAGTTTTGGAGCTATTGCCGATTTTCAAGTGTCTGATCAATTCCGAATAGGATATGCCTATGATTATCCTAAAGGTGATATAAGACCCTATACTTCAGGTTCTCATGAAATCATCCTGATATATGAGTTGAAGTTTATTAAATCCAAACTCAAATCTCCAAGATATTTCTAA